One Brassica napus cultivar Da-Ae chromosome A5, Da-Ae, whole genome shotgun sequence DNA window includes the following coding sequences:
- the LOC106401070 gene encoding 3-ketoacyl-CoA thiolase 2, peroxisomal (The RefSeq protein has 4 substitutions compared to this genomic sequence): protein MEKAMERQRVLLEHLRPSSSSSHSFEGSLSASACLAGDSAAYQRTSLYGDDVVIVAAHRTALCKSKRGNFKDTYPDDLLAPVLRALIEKTNLNPSDVGDIVVGTVWAPGSQRASECRMSAFYAGFPETVPVRTVNRQCSSGLQAVADVAAAIKAGFYDIGIGAGLESMTTNPMAWEGSVNPAVKKFEQAQNCLLPMGVTSENVAQRFGVSRQEQDQAAVDSHRKAAAATAAGKFKDEIIPVKTKLVDPKTGDEKPITVSVDDGIRPTTTLATLGKLKPVFKKDGTTTAGNSSQVSDGAGAVLLMRRSVATQKGLPVLGVFRTFAAVGVDPAIMGVGPAVAIPAAVKAAGLELDDIDLFEINEAFASQFVYCRNKLGLDAEKINVNGGAMAIGHPLGATGARCVATLLHEMKRRGKDCRFGVVSMCIGTGMGAAAVFERGDGVDELRNARKVESHGLLSKDAR from the exons ATGGAGAAAGCAATCGAGAGACAAAGAGTTCTTCTTGAACATCTccgtccttcttcttcttcctctcacaGCTTTGAAGGCTCTCTCTCT GCTTCAGCTTGCTTGGCTGGGGACAGTGCTGCGTATCAGAGGACCTCTCTCTATGGAGATGATGTAGTCATTGTTGC GGCACATAGGACTGCACTATGCAAGTCGAAACGTGGCAATTTCAAGGATACTTATCCGGATGATCTTCTTGCACCTGTTTTGAGG GCATTAATAGAGAAGACGAATCTGAACCCAAGTGATGTTGGTGACATTGTTGTCGGTACTGTTCTGGCACCGGGATCTCAGAGGGCCAGTGAGTGCAGGATGTCTGCTTTCTACGCCGGTTTCCCTG AAACCGTTCCCGTTAGAACCGTGAATAGACAATGCTCTTCTGGGCTTCAGGCTGTTGCTGATGTAGCCGCCGCCATCAAAGCTGGATTTTATGATATTG GTATTGGGGCTGGATTGGAGTCCATGACTACTAATCCAATGGCATGGGAAGGGTCAGTCAACCCAGCG GTGAAGAAGTTTGAGCAAGCACAGAACTGTCTTCTCCCTATGGGTGTTACTTCAGAAAATGTGGCACAACGCtttggtgtctcaaggcagGAACAAGATCAAGCTGCT GTTGACTCGCACAGAAAGGCAGCTGCTGCAACTGCTGCTGGTAAGTTCAAGGATGAGATCGTTCCGGTTAAAACCAAG CTTGTTGACCCAAAGACAGGAGATGAGAAACCCATTACAGTTTCTGTGGATGATGGGATCCGACCAAGCACAACCCTTGCTACTCTTGGGAAGCTGAAGCCAGTGTTTAAAAAAGATGGAACCACAACAGCTG GAAACTCCAGCCAAGTTAGTGATGGTGCTGGAGCGGTTCTCCTCATGAGGAGGAGTGTTGCTACGCAGAAAGGACTTCCCGTTCTTGGTGTGTTCAG GACATTTGCTGCAGTTGGTGTTGACCCAGCAATCATGGGTGTCGGTCCAGCAGTTGCTATTCCTGCTGCAGTTAAGGCTGCTGGTTTAGAACTCGATGACATTGACTTGTTTGAGATCAACGAG GCATTTGCATCTCAGTTTGTTTATTGCCGTAACAAGTTGGGACTCGACGCAGAGAAAATCAATGTCAACGGAGGCGCAATGGCCATAGGACATCCTTTGGGTGCTACAG GAGCACGTTGCGTTGCTACTTTGCTGCACGAGATGAAACGCCGAGGAAAAGACTGTCGATTTGGGGTAGTTTCAATGTGCATTG GGACGGGGATGGGTGCAGCGGCTGTGTTTGAGAGAGGAGATGGAGTTGATGAGCTCCGCAACGCAAGGAAAGTTGAATCGCATGGCCTTTTGTCCAAGGACGCTCGCTAG
- the LOC106401063 gene encoding uncharacterized protein LOC106401063, whose product MRMETPGSSSKMLGRDRFHGNADFGNEDNVCNQTGEVFSDEFLKDYSAQRKASKNVEKSHYGDFNRALGIQRVNSGVSDVADSPWMYQTASDVSLPVKLKLLCSFGGRILPRSGDGKLSYIGGETRIISTYKHVGLNELMQKTFAICNHPHTIKYQLPGEDLDALISVRSDEDLLHMIEEYQEAEEKAGSKRIRVFLVSLTENKNINQNTDIEHYQYLSALNGFVDVSPQKSLSGKSQATTQFGTASDYSPPLSHRDSPTSSHYMHGIQIPYDLPSPSSAHKRSNTDTSYFVNPYGVYDNNFPFMVAPNFPQQNPFLFETNHPERNFHRSPGGNVFPHPQTGPAYTGSGKLMLKNVVSDPQLHDKSQIDNRFEAVTKPPWQMVREKSPSLAMSFGSEIWEESDFSFKNPQLVNNETQLTTEVNKWMNHEDPSSFDLASKQLGVSESSNSFSQSYHRVVRIASIGSQDSGSSVFSLSTNTNENLADCLVRKENLDVLPCTQISSNDLYRKNLLGERVLVEDVTNDTTIVPHVHIKTDDNNYYTREGENTSVCSESRVEEKYGKGNITDDAVGEAGICNVQIIKNTDLEDLHELGSGTFGTVYYGKWRGTDVAIKRIKNSCFSGRSSEQERQTKDFWREARILANLHHPNVVAFYGVVPKGPGESMATVTEFMVNGSLRHALHRKDRSLDRRKKLMITLDAAFGMEYLHLKNIVHFDLKCDNLLVNLRDTQRPICKVGDFGLSRIKRNTLVSGGVRGTLPWMAPELLNGSSNRVSEKVDVFSFGIAMWEILTGQEPYADMHCGAIIGGIVNNTLRPSVPEKCDQMWRELMEQCWSFDPAIRPSFTEIIDRLRLMSAALQPKRRTQTTSR is encoded by the exons ATGAGAATGGAGACTCCAGGAAGCTCAAGTAAGATGTTAGGTAGAGATAGGTTCCACGGTAATGCAGATTTTGGTAATGAAGATAATGTTTGCAATCAGACAGGGGAGGTGTTTTCAGATGAGTTCTTGAAGGATTATAGTGCTCAAAGAAAAGCTAGTAAAAATGTTGAAAAGAGTCATTATGGGGATTTCAATCGAGCCCTTGGGATCCAGAGAGTTAATTCCGGAGTTTCAGATGTTGCTGACTCGCCTTGGATGTACCAAACAGCATCAGATGTTTCATTACCTGTAAAATTGAAGCTTCTATGCAGTTTTGGGGGAAGGATCTTACCGCGGTCTGGTGATGGGAAGCTTAGCTACATTGGAGGCGAGACTCGGATAATATCGACGTATAAGCATGTAGGTTTGAATGAGTTGATGCAAAAGACATTTGCTATATGCAACCATCCTCATACAATCAAGTACCAATTACCAGGAGAAGATCTTGATGCACTAATCTCCGTTCGCTCGGATGAAGATCTTCTTCATATGATTGAAGAGtatcaagaagctgaagagaaGGCTGGTTCCAAGAGGATAAGAGTGTTTCTTGTGTCTTTAACTGAGAACAAGAACATAAACCAAAACACAGATATTGAACATTATCAATATCTTTCAGCTCTTAATGGTTTTGTGGATGTGAGTCCTCAAAAGAGTTTAAGTGGGAAAAGTCAAGCAACAACACAATTTGGAACTGCTTCAGATTATAGCCCTCCTTTAAGTCATAGAGACTCTCCTACTTCTAGTCATTACATGCATGGGATTCAGATACCATATGACCTCCCATCTCCTTCATCAGCACACAAGAGATCCAATACCGACACTTCTTACTTCGTTAATCCATATGGAGTCTATGATAATAACTTCCCGTTCATGGTTGCTCCAAACTTTCCACAGCAGAATCCTTTCTTGTTTGAGACGAACCATCCTGAGAGGAACTTCCACAGGAGCCCCGGTGGGAATGTTTTTCCTCATCCTCAAACCGGTCCAGCCTATACTGGGTCTGGGAAACTTATGCTAAAAAACGTTGTTTCTGATCCACAGTTGCATGATAAGAGCCAAATAGACAACCGGTTTGAAGCAGTCACAAAACCTCCATGGCAAATGGTGAGAGAGAAGTCACCTTCTTTAGCTATGTCTTTTGGTTCAGAGATATGGGAAGAGAGTGACTTCTCATTCAAGAATCCACAACTAGTAAACAACGAGACTCAACTCACCACAGAAGTTAACAAATGGATGAACCATGAGGATCCTAGCTCCTTTGATCTTGCTTCAAAACAACTTGGAGTTAGTGAATCTAGTAACTCCTTCAGTCAAAGTTACCATAGAGTTGTCAGGATTGCTTCAATCGGTTCACAAGACTCAGGAAGTTCTGTGTTCTCTTTATCCACCAATACCAACGAGAATCTTGCTGATTGTTTGgttagaaaagaaaatcttGATGTACTCCCATGTACACAGATATCATCTAATGATCTTTACAGAAAGAATCTGCTCGGTGAAAGGGTCCTAGTTGAGGATGTTACAAACGATACTACTATTGTTCCTCATGTACATATTAAAACAGATGATAATAACTACTATACAAGAGAAGGAGAGAATACAAGTGTTTGTTCCGAATCTAGAGTAGAG GAAAAATATGGTAAAGGAAACATTACTGATGATGCAGTGGGAGAAGCTGGAATCTGTAACGTACAG ATTATAAAGAATACAGATCTTGAGGACTTACATGAGCTAGGATCTGGAACATTTGGAACTGTTTATTATGGGAAGTGGAGAGGGACCGATGTTGCTATCAAGAGGATAAAGAATAGCTGCTTCTCTGGTCGATCATCAGAGCAAGAACGACAG ACGAAAGATTTCTGGAGAGAAGCTAGGATCTTGGCGAATCTCCACCATCCAAATGTGGTGGCCTTTTATGGGGTTGTACCAAAAGGACCTGGTGAAAGTATGGCGACTGTGACTGAGTTTATGGTTAATGGATCTTTGAGACATGCCTTGCACAGAAAAGATAG GTCGCTTGATAGGCGCAAGAAGCTGATGATAACGCTAGATGCTGCATTTGGCATGGAGTATTTACATTTGAAGAACATAGTTCATTTTGACCTAAAATGCGATAACTTGCTTGTTAACTTGAGAGATACGCAACGACCAATATGCAAG GTTGGTGACTTTGGATTGTCAAGAATAAAACGGAACACGCTGGTCTCTGGTGGAGTTAGAGGAACACTTCCATGGATGGCACCTGAGCTGTTAAATGGAAGCAGCAACCGCGTCTCTGAGAAG GTAGATGTTTTCTCATTTGGTATCGCCATGTGGGAGATATTAACAGGCCAAGAGCCTTACGCAGATATGCACTGCGGCGCCATAATAG GTGGGATTGTGAACAATACGTTGAGACCATCGGTGCCGGAGAAATGTGATCAGATGTGGAGAGAGTTGATGGAGCAATGCTGGTCGTTTGATCCGGCGATACGACCATCGTTCACGGAGATTATTGATCGGCTCCGGCTAATGTCAGCTGCCTTGCAACCCAAGCGACGAACCCAAACCACCAGCCGATga
- the LOC106401079 gene encoding vesicle-associated membrane protein 722, translated as MAQQQQSLIYSFVARGTVILVEFTDFKGNFTSIAAQCLQKLPSSNNKFTYNCDGHTFNYLVENGFTYCVVAVDSAGRQIPMAFLERVKEDFNKRYGGGKAATAQANSLNKEFGSKLKEHMQYCMDHPDEISKLAKVKAQVSEVKGVMMENIEKVLDRGEKIELLVDKTENLRSQAQDFRTQGTQMRRKMWFQNMKIKLIVLAIIIALILIIVLSVCGGFNCGK; from the exons atggcgcAGCAACAACAATCGTTGATCTACAGTTTCGTGGCTCGAGGGACGGTGATCCTCGTGGAGTTCACCGATTTCAAAGGCAACTTCACATCCATCGCTGCACAGTGCCTCCAGAAGCTTCCTTCCTCCAACAACAAGTTCACCTACAACTGCGATGGCCACACCTTCAATTACTTGGTTGAAAATGGATTCA cTTATTGTGTTGTTGCAGTTGATTCTGCTGGGAGGCAGATTCCTATGGCTTTCTTGGAGCGTGTTAAGGAGGATTTCAACAAGAGATATGGTGGTGGAAAGGCAGCAACTGCTCAAGCGAACAGCTTGAATAAGGAGTTCGG GTCGAAACTGAAAGAGCACATGCAGTACTGTATGGATCATCCTGATGAGATTAGCAAGCTTGCTAAGGTGAAAGCTCAAGTTTCTGAAGTTAAAGGTGTCATGATGGAAAACATTGAGAAG GTTCTTGACCGTGGTGAAAAAATTGAACTTTTGGTGGACAAAACCGAAAACCTTCGCTCACAG GCGCAAGACTTCAGAACACAAGGAACACAAATGAGAAGAAAGATGTGGTTTCAGAACATGAAGATAAAGCTCATTGTTCTTGCAATCATCATCGCCTTGATCCTCATCATCGTCCTCTCAGTCTGCGGTGGCTTCAACTGTGGCAAATAA